One stretch of Chloroflexota bacterium DNA includes these proteins:
- a CDS encoding protein jag, with translation MEKVEANGKTVEEAIELALKQLDARREEAEIEVLSHGKAGIFGFGSEPARVRATLLEDGGLVQSAKAIVDDLLRAMGVSAVSTISKPPADSPDTQLIEITGDDSGLLIGRRGETLRVMQFMMNLLLSRNPDQQEGRVMLDVEQYRHRRTQVLKGLALRVAERVAGSGRAFTLEPMSASERRAIHVALTDHPRVVTQSVGEGEDRKVMVMPRTGDALPRVRPSRGRRRPQGQPQPRPSGD, from the coding sequence ATGGAGAAGGTGGAAGCGAACGGCAAGACAGTCGAAGAGGCAATCGAGCTGGCTCTAAAGCAACTCGACGCAAGACGCGAAGAGGCCGAAATCGAGGTTCTCAGCCACGGTAAGGCCGGCATCTTCGGCTTCGGATCGGAGCCGGCCCGGGTCCGTGCGACCCTTCTTGAGGACGGCGGGCTCGTGCAGTCCGCCAAGGCGATAGTGGACGACCTGCTGCGCGCCATGGGCGTCAGCGCCGTGTCCACCATCTCCAAGCCGCCCGCCGACTCGCCGGACACGCAGCTCATCGAGATCACCGGCGATGACTCCGGCCTCCTCATCGGCCGGCGGGGCGAGACGCTGCGCGTCATGCAGTTCATGATGAACCTGCTCCTGAGCCGCAACCCGGACCAGCAGGAGGGCCGCGTCATGCTGGACGTCGAGCAGTACCGCCACCGGCGGACGCAGGTGCTCAAGGGCCTCGCCCTGCGCGTCGCCGAGCGCGTCGCCGGCTCCGGCCGCGCCTTCACGCTCGAACCCATGTCCGCCTCCGAGCGCCGCGCCATCCACGTCGCCCTCACGGACCACCCCCGCGTCGTCACGCAGAGCGTCGGCGAGGGCGAGGACCGCAAGGTCATGGTCATGCCGCGGACGGGCGACGCCCTGCCCCGCGTCCGCCCCAGCCGTGGGCGCCGCCGCCCGCAGGGGCAGCCGCAGCCGAGGCCCTCGGGCGACTGA
- a CDS encoding YidC/Oxa1 family membrane protein insertase has product MELLGDLFREILMRPMANSLVLLYLALFNNFGLSIIVFTVLIRAATMQLTLKQIKSTRAMSTLQPKMKELQAKYKNDRQKLSSETFKLYKEHGVNPIGCLGPLVIQFPIWIGLYWALIRVLPSSPENLVDLSGLLYGWLPVVHSAVPVDSTFLWLDLAVPDTLPVMPLLVGASMWVQQKMMTYPSQDPKQAQTQQMMLWMMPLLFVFLTFSFPSGLALYWLASNIMGVAIQYVTTGWGGLRPSQLQPRDAGAPALAAAGADGGTQSTEELSSNGEGGSERQDSRRGNRAGSKATRRKTRRGRNRGSQPR; this is encoded by the coding sequence GTGGAACTGCTTGGCGACCTGTTTCGAGAGATCTTGATGCGGCCCATGGCGAACAGCCTGGTGCTGCTCTACCTTGCTCTCTTCAACAACTTCGGCCTGAGCATCATCGTCTTCACGGTGCTCATCCGGGCCGCGACGATGCAGCTCACCCTCAAGCAGATCAAGTCCACGCGCGCCATGTCCACTCTGCAGCCCAAGATGAAGGAGCTGCAGGCCAAGTACAAGAACGACCGGCAGAAGCTCTCGTCGGAGACGTTCAAGCTCTACAAAGAGCACGGGGTAAACCCCATCGGCTGCCTGGGGCCGCTGGTCATCCAGTTCCCCATCTGGATCGGCCTCTACTGGGCGCTCATTCGCGTGCTGCCCTCCAGCCCGGAGAACCTGGTCGACCTGTCCGGGCTGCTCTACGGCTGGCTGCCGGTAGTGCACAGCGCCGTGCCCGTCGACAGCACCTTCCTCTGGCTGGACCTGGCGGTGCCGGACACGCTGCCCGTCATGCCGCTGCTGGTGGGCGCGTCCATGTGGGTCCAGCAGAAGATGATGACCTACCCCAGCCAGGACCCCAAGCAGGCGCAGACTCAGCAGATGATGCTGTGGATGATGCCGCTGCTCTTTGTGTTCCTGACCTTCAGTTTTCCCAGCGGACTGGCGCTCTACTGGCTGGCGTCCAACATCATGGGCGTCGCCATTCAATACGTAACCACGGGTTGGGGCGGCCTCCGGCCATCGCAGCTGCAGCCAAGGGATGCCGGAGCGCCGGCCCTGGCCGCGGCGGGCGCGGACGGCGGGACCCAATCGACGGAGGAGCTGTCAAGCAATGGAGAAGGTGGAAGCGAACGGCAAGACAGTCGAAGAGGCAATCGAGCTGGCTCTAAAGCAACTCGACGCAAGACGCGAAGAGGCCGAAATCGAGGTTCTCAGCCACGGTAA